The following DNA comes from Anaerostipes rhamnosivorans.
TACAACGCAGTAAAAGAATGTGTTGCAGAAGGCGGAAAGATCTTATTCGTAGGAACAAAAAAACAGGCTCAGGATTCTATCCAGACGGAAGCAGACCGCTGCGGAATGTTCTATGTAAACCAGAGATGGTTAGGTGGAATGCTTACAAACTTCAAGACAATCAGAAGCCGCATCGATCGTTTAAAGAAGATCAAAAAGATGGAAGAAGACGGAACATTTGAAGTTCTTCCGAAGAAAGAAGTATTAGAATTAAGAAAAGAAATGGACAAATTACAGAAGAACTTAGGCGGAATCGAAGAAATGAACGACATTCCGGATATGATCTTCATTGTAGATCCTAAAAAAGAGAATATCTGTGTTCAGGAAGCACATGCATTGGGAATTCCTCTGGTAGGTATTGCTGATACAAACAGTGACCCGGAAGATTTAGATTATATCATTCCTGGAAACGATGATGCGATCCGTGCAGTGAAGTTGATCACATCCGCAATGGCTGATGCTGTTGTAGAAGCAAACCAGGGAATGGATGCTGCTGATGTGGAAGCAGAAGAGGAAGCTGCAGAAGAATAAGATTTAGATCTCAGTGATAATTTTTATTTGGAGGAGAAATCATGGCTATTACAGCAGGAATGGTAAAAGAATTAAGAGAAATGACCGGAGCGGGAATGATGGACTGTAAAAAGGCATTAAACGCTACCGACGGAAATATGGAAGCAGCTGTTGAGCACTTAAGAGAACAGGGACTTGCAAAGGCTGAAAAGAAAGCAGGACGTGTTGCGGCTGAGGGATTGGTTGCCACAAAACTTTCCGATGACGGAAAGAAAGCTGCCATCGTGGAAGTAAACTCTGAGACAGACTTCGTAGCTAAGAACGAGCAGTTCCAGGCTTATGTTGCAGAAGTGGCAGAGCAGGCACTCACAACAGATGCAGCAGATATCGACGCTTTTCTTGCAGAGGAATCCAAAGCAGAAGCAGGAAAAACTGTGAAAGAAGTATTAGACGGCAAGATCGCCATCATCGGTGAGAACTTAAACATCCGTAGATTTGCACAGATGGACGCAGCAGAAGGTTTTGTTGCCTCTTACATCCATGCAGGCGGAAAGATCGGTGTATTGGTTGAAGTTGAGACAGATGTTATCAACGACGAGATCAAAGAAATGGGTAAAAATGTAGCTATGCAGGTAGCTGCTATCATGCCGAAATATACAAGCAGAGATGAAGTTTCTAAAGATTATATCGATCATGAGACTGAAATCTTAAAAGCTCAGGCAAAGAATGAAAATCCGGACAAGCCGGACAACATCATCGAAAAGATGATCATCGGTCGTCTGAACAAAGAATTAAAAGAAGTTTGTCTGTTAGACCAGGCTTATGTAAAAGCTGAAGACGGAAAACAGTCCGTAGGCAAATATGTAGAAGAAGTAGCAAAAGCGAATTCTGCAAAGATTACGGTCAAAGGATTCATCCGTTTCGAAACAGGCGAAGGAATCGAAAAGAAAGAAGAAAACTTTGCTGAAGAAGTGGCAAAGCAGATGGGAAACTAATCCGTTATTGATTGGATTACCATTGTAGATAAAGGGTCGTTGTGAAAACAACGATCCTTTTATATTACCTATTGTAAACAGAATGTCTTGACAGCATCAATCCTTTTAAGTTAGAGTTTATTTGAAACAAGGATTTTTTAGTAGTGCAGGGAGGATTATAATATGCAAAATTTCTTTGAGTCATTGATATGTGAAGGTAAAAGTACGACACTGCCTGAAGAATTTAATTATTTTGAAAAGCTTATCGGCAGTTGGAACATAGATTATGTTGACAGTAACAATGCTAGTGTGATAAAAGGCGAATGGCATTTTTCATGGGTTCTTGAGGGAATGGCAATACAGGATGTTATTATTCTGCCAGATTATGAATACGGAACATCTCTTCGCATCTATAATCCTGATACACATGCATGGGATGTCGCTTATGGGTACACGGGAAATATAATTCGGCTCGAAGCAAGAAAACAAGATGATATGATCGTTCTTACCTACATTAATGATGAAAGAAGAAAGTGGGTTTTTACCAAGATTGAGGATCAACACTTCTCTTGGAAGAATGTCACTGTAAAAGATGATGGTAAATGGCACATAAATGCCGAGATATATGCAGAGCGCATTTGAGCACTGCAGAAAATGTGAAAAACTCCCTTGCGATAAATTTGAACTGACCCCCAATAGTTAGACCTAAAAATCTAACGGTTGGAGGTCAGTTTTTTGTTCTGCTATAGGAAATTCCTCCGGAATCCCCTATAGCATAAAACGCTCCGCGAGGATGCACACGATGTGCCAAGGAAGGCTGCTTTGCAGCCGCACATTGGCGCGCAAAGCGGAGCAAGTCCCTCATGATTGAGGGATACAGGGAGTTGAAGCGGACTTGTCCGCTTTGTTCTTAAAAAAGTCAAAAGCCTGTGATTTCTTCGACCCCATCAACGCCGATTTCCAAAAGGGTCTGTTTTGCCGAAGCAAAATTATTCTGAAACAGAGTCTGGAACGTTTCGGAAAGCTTTTCGTAGTCTGCACAGGCACAGCTTTTTTTGATTGATGCGGAAATCTCTGGCCACCCGGCAACGGACTCCGCACCGGTTTCTTCCAATCGCAGGATACTACCTTTTAATAACAGGAGTGTAAGTTTGCTGTAAATCTCCCGTATAGCAGCCAAAGGACTGTATCTGATTACAGCCTGCAGTCCGACACTGACCGTTTGTACCAGAGACTTCTTTTCTTGGGTTATGGACGCGGCTTTGGAAAGTTCCTGTAATGTTTGATGCGGGATATGTGGGAGTGCTGAAAGCATAACCGGTCTGCTGATGATCGCCAGAATCTGCAGGGCTTCTAAAAAATCTCTCATATTATCATCCAGAGTCAGGTCCTTTAGTTTGTATGGGATCTCAGGACCGCCCCGGGAAACAACAAAAGTTCCGACGCCGTTGACGGTTTCTGTGACACCTAATTTATTCAGAAGAGCGATGGTGCGCCGGACAGTTATCGCAGAAATATGATAAATCTCTGCTAAAATATGCCCGTTTGGAAGGCGAGAACCAACAGGATAGACCCCTTGGTTGATTTTACAGAGTATTTCGATCGCAACCACATCACAGTAGCGGGTACGTCCTTTACGGGGTTCCCAGCTGAAGGGTTCCTGTTCTATAGAAGATGTATCGCATTCTATAAGATAATCTTTTATGGCATCAAAAAATGTGCTGCTTAATCCCTCAAGCTTTTCTTGAAGAGCAGAGACGGAGTCCGGGTGTTGATCCTGGATACAGTGTGCATATTCTGAAGCGATATGCTGTAAAAAGGAATCACCTTTTTCTTTTCCATATTTCAAAGATAAAATATCCAGGAATGCACTCTCAGAAAACGAACTGATATCATAATAGAGACTGAGTACGGTCTTGTTGCCAAACAGGTGCAAGGAACGGTCAAACTGCTGATAGAGACTGAGACCCGCATGCTGTCCCTGGGCAATTTTTCTTAACCAGAGGGAAGGAAGCGTTTTTTTAAAATGCTGAAGGTTGTAAGTACAGAGTGCAGGAGAGATCAGCTCTAAACTCTGGCATAA
Coding sequences within:
- the tsf gene encoding translation elongation factor Ts, with the translated sequence MAITAGMVKELREMTGAGMMDCKKALNATDGNMEAAVEHLREQGLAKAEKKAGRVAAEGLVATKLSDDGKKAAIVEVNSETDFVAKNEQFQAYVAEVAEQALTTDAADIDAFLAEESKAEAGKTVKEVLDGKIAIIGENLNIRRFAQMDAAEGFVASYIHAGGKIGVLVEVETDVINDEIKEMGKNVAMQVAAIMPKYTSRDEVSKDYIDHETEILKAQAKNENPDKPDNIIEKMIIGRLNKELKEVCLLDQAYVKAEDGKQSVGKYVEEVAKANSAKITVKGFIRFETGEGIEKKEENFAEEVAKQMGN
- a CDS encoding GntR family transcriptional regulator; the protein is MSNYHSQEQIIYRNLSGKIQMGFYDNGERFPSAKEIADRFHVSYCPAQRALKMLEQNGQIKLHRGSATAVLKKPYENYLESDVFKRHIKSLLDLCQSLELISPALCTYNLQHFKKTLPSLWLRKIAQGQHAGLSLYQQFDRSLHLFGNKTVLSLYYDISSFSESAFLDILSLKYGKEKGDSFLQHIASEYAHCIQDQHPDSVSALQEKLEGLSSTFFDAIKDYLIECDTSSIEQEPFSWEPRKGRTRYCDVVAIEILCKINQGVYPVGSRLPNGHILAEIYHISAITVRRTIALLNKLGVTETVNGVGTFVVSRGGPEIPYKLKDLTLDDNMRDFLEALQILAIISRPVMLSALPHIPHQTLQELSKAASITQEKKSLVQTVSVGLQAVIRYSPLAAIREIYSKLTLLLLKGSILRLEETGAESVAGWPEISASIKKSCACADYEKLSETFQTLFQNNFASAKQTLLEIGVDGVEEITGF
- the rpsB gene encoding 30S ribosomal protein S2 — encoded protein: MSVISMKQLLEAGVHFGHQTRRWNPKMAPYIYTERNGIHIIDLQKSVGMVDDAYNAVKECVAEGGKILFVGTKKQAQDSIQTEADRCGMFYVNQRWLGGMLTNFKTIRSRIDRLKKIKKMEEDGTFEVLPKKEVLELRKEMDKLQKNLGGIEEMNDIPDMIFIVDPKKENICVQEAHALGIPLVGIADTNSDPEDLDYIIPGNDDAIRAVKLITSAMADAVVEANQGMDAADVEAEEEAAEE